The genomic stretch CAAGAGGCCTGCCCTCTTCGCCTTCTTTTCGTTGAGACCCAGCTCCGCCGCCATCATGCCGGCAAGGTAGGAGACCTCCATTGAATGGCGGAGAACGTTCTGTGCATAGCTGAAACGGTATTTTAGTGCGCCCAACAGTTTTACCAGTTCTGGATGGACATTATGCACACCAACTTCCATGACCGCGGCCTCGCCCGCCTCTTTAATAGATGCGTCGACCTCTTTGGTCATCTTATTGACCATCTCCTCGATACGGGCTGGATGGATACGACCGTCCTGAATGAGCTTCTCAAGAACGCGCCTTGCTACTTCGCGCCTTATAGGGTTAAAGCCGGAGATAACGACCGCTTCAGGTGTATCATCTATTATAAGCTCAACCCCTAAGGCAGCCTCAAGCGTCCTGATGTTCCTTCCCTCACGGCCAATGATGCGCCCCTTCATTTCATCGCTTGGAAGATGCACAACGCTCACCGTTCTGTCGGCTACGAACTCGTTCGCCATTCTCTCTATTGCGGTTGAAATAATATAACGCGACTTTTTATCGGCATTTTCCTTGGCTTCGTCTTCGATAAGTTTAATGGTCTTTGCGGCCTCTAATTTGGCGTCGTCGGTGAGAGATGCGATGAGCTGCTTCTTTGCCTCATCTTGTGTTATGCCTGCGGCATTTTCAAGCGCCCTTCTGGCCTCTTCCACCATCTCCTGATATTTCTTTTCAAGGGCATCCATATGCTTTTTCTTATCGAAAAGGCTCTGGTCCTGCCGCTTAACATTGGCCTCTTTTTCTTCCAAAAGGTCGAACTTCTTCTCCAGGTTCTCCTCTCGGGACATGAGGCGCTTTTCAAGATCGCCCAACTCCTTTTGCTTTTCCTTGGCCTCTTTTTCGAGCGCCACGCGGGCCTTGAGTTCGGTCTCTTTGGCGGTGACATCTGCCTCACGCTTTATTGCGCGCGCCTTTTCTTCTGCGTCTTTAACGATGCCTTCAGCCGATTTTTGAGCGGATGTTACGGATTTCTTGGCTGCAAGGTTCTTATAGAAAAAACCGCCAACAACACCTAAAATCAAGCCGGCCACACCTATAATGAGGGTAAGCTCCATAATACCTCCGGATATATGTTGAACGGCTTCGAAGGGGCGAAATTATGAGGACGTTGTTATCCCTAAACAAGATAGGCTGTAAATCAAACAACGATCATTAAGTTCTTTGAAAACCTTAAAATTCATAAAAGATTATTTCGCCGTTTCAAAACCATATATTAAAACTGCTTATTACCCACAAATCAAACCCCGCATGTGCCGTGTGGCAACCCATTTTTGAGCCCTAGTATATACTAGGTGGGCGCCGGGATAACCGTTTCAGGCTTTCCTTTCAGCAAAAAGCCTGAAAGGACATGCACACCGCGGTCAGAGCCAGCCCCCTTTTAAATCGTATAGGCTCAAAAAACAGAAGCTCCCAATCACGAGCACCGCAGGGATTTTTTTTACAATGAACTTGCCCCACCTATAACATACTAAAGGTGAAGGTCAACCAGTTCTATCATCTCACCTATCTTTTTTTCAACCGCTTGAACTGACTGGTCTTTTTTCTTCTTATAGCTAAAATACTCATCCGCAATGTTCATGGCGGAGAGTATCGCAACGTTCAAATTGGAGACCGACTTGGTCTTTTGAAGGACGTCGTTCATCTTCTGATCAACAAAAGCGGCAACTTCGCGGACGTAACTCTCGTCGGAGTCGCTCTTTATAACGAACTTTTGTCCTAATATCGTTACTTCGATCGGTTTTTGCATAATCGACATTAACTGCTTGGCTTAATAAATGATTTAGATAAGTTTGAACATAAATGCAAGTCAAAAAGACATTATCTTATGGGGAGATAGACTAACTTGT from Deltaproteobacteria bacterium CG11_big_fil_rev_8_21_14_0_20_49_13 encodes the following:
- the rny gene encoding ribonuclease Y yields the protein MELTLIIGVAGLILGVVGGFFYKNLAAKKSVTSAQKSAEGIVKDAEEKARAIKREADVTAKETELKARVALEKEAKEKQKELGDLEKRLMSREENLEKKFDLLEEKEANVKRQDQSLFDKKKHMDALEKKYQEMVEEARRALENAAGITQDEAKKQLIASLTDDAKLEAAKTIKLIEDEAKENADKKSRYIISTAIERMANEFVADRTVSVVHLPSDEMKGRIIGREGRNIRTLEAALGVELIIDDTPEAVVISGFNPIRREVARRVLEKLIQDGRIHPARIEEMVNKMTKEVDASIKEAGEAAVMEVGVHNVHPELVKLLGALKYRFSYAQNVLRHSMEVSYLAGMMAAELGLNEKKAKRAGLLHDIGKAVSHEQEGSHALIGMEFAKKYREDPDIVHAIGAHHEDLSQDTALDCIVDAADALSGARPGARREVMETYMKRLDDLERISTSFRGVEKSYAIQAGREIRVMVDAGEINDANSLVLAKDIAKKIETEMTYPGQIKVTVIRETRAIEIAK